The following are encoded together in the Tursiops truncatus isolate mTurTru1 chromosome 10, mTurTru1.mat.Y, whole genome shotgun sequence genome:
- the MAPK13 gene encoding mitogen-activated protein kinase 13 isoform X1: MNFTWKKGFYKQDVNKTAWELPKTYVSLTHVGSGAYGAVCSAIEKQSGEKVAIKKLSRPFQSEIFAKRAYRELLLLKHMQHENVIGLLDVFTPASSLRNFHDFFTTKETSLPVPTGFASTYLTISWGRSYLVMPFMQMDLQKIMGMEFGEDKIQYLVYQMLKGLKYIHSAGVIHRDLKPGNLAVNEDCELKILDFGLARQADAEMTGYVVTRWYRAPEVILRWMHYNQTVDIWSVGCIMAEMLTGKTLFKGKDYLDQLTQILKVTGVPDAEFVQKLNDKAAKSYIQSLPQTPKKDFSQLFQHASPQAADLLEKMLELDMDKRLTASQALTHPFFESCRDPEEETEAQQPFDDFLEQEKLTVDEWKHHIYKEIVNFSPIARKDSRRRSGMKLQ; encoded by the exons ATGAACTTCACCTGGAAAAAGGGCTTCTACAAGCAGGACGTCAACAAGACCGCCTGGGAGCTGCCCAAGACCTACGTGTCCCTGACGCACGTAGGCAGCGGGGCCTACGGCGCCGTGTG CTCAGCCATCGAGAAGCAGTCaggggagaaggtggccatcaaGAAACTGAGCCGGCCCTTCCAGTCTGAGATCTTTGCCAAGCGGGCCTATCGCGAGCTGCTGCTGCTGAAGCACATGCAGCATGAGAAC GTCATCGGACTCCTGGATGTCTTCACCCCAGCCTCTTCCCTGCGCAACTTTCATGATTT CTTTACCACCAAAGAGACATCGTTGCCAGTCCCCACAGGGTTTGCATCAACCTACCTCACCATTTCCTGGGGACGCAG CTACCTGGTGATGCCCTTCATGCAAATGGACCTGCAGAAGATCATGGGAATGGAGTTCGGTGAGGACAAGATCCAGTACCTGGTGTATCAGATGCTCAAAGGTCTTAAG TACATCCACTCAGCTGGGGTCATCCACAGG GACCTGAAGCCAGGCAACCTTGCTGTCAATGAGGATTGTGAGCTGAAG attttggattttgGGTTGGCACGGCAAGCAGATGCAGAGATGACCGGCTATGTGGTGACCCGCTGGTACCGGGCCCCTGAGGTGATCCTCCGCTGGATGCACTACAACCAGACTG TGGACATCTGGTCTGTGGGCTGTATCATGGCGGAGATGCTGACGGGGAAAACTCTGTTCAAGGGGAAAGATT ACCTGGACCAGCTGACGCAGATCCTGAAAGTGACGGGGGTGCCGGACGCTGAGTTTGTGCAGAAGTTGAATGACAAAGCG gCAAAATCCTACATCCAGTCCCTGCCACAAACCCCCAAGAAGGATTTCTCTCAGCTCTTCCAGCATGCCAGCCCCCAGG CTGCAGACCTGCTGGAGAAGATGCTGGAGCTGGACATGGACAAGCGCCTGACCGCCTCTCAGGCCCTCACCCACCCCTTCTTTGAATCCTGCCGGGACcctgaggaggaaacagaggcccagcagCCATTTGATGATTTCTTAGAACAGGAGAAACTCACAGTGGATGAATGGAAGC ACCACATTTACAAGGAGATTGTGAACTTCAGCCCCATCGCCCGGAAGGACTCTCGGCGCCGGAGTGGCATGAAGCTGCAGTGA
- the MAPK13 gene encoding mitogen-activated protein kinase 13 isoform X2, with product MNFTWKKGFYKQDVNKTAWELPKTYVSLTHVGSGAYGAVCSAIEKQSGEKVAIKKLSRPFQSEIFAKRAYRELLLLKHMQHENVIGLLDVFTPASSLRNFHDFYLVMPFMQMDLQKIMGMEFGEDKIQYLVYQMLKGLKYIHSAGVIHRDLKPGNLAVNEDCELKILDFGLARQADAEMTGYVVTRWYRAPEVILRWMHYNQTVDIWSVGCIMAEMLTGKTLFKGKDYLDQLTQILKVTGVPDAEFVQKLNDKAAKSYIQSLPQTPKKDFSQLFQHASPQAADLLEKMLELDMDKRLTASQALTHPFFESCRDPEEETEAQQPFDDFLEQEKLTVDEWKHHIYKEIVNFSPIARKDSRRRSGMKLQ from the exons ATGAACTTCACCTGGAAAAAGGGCTTCTACAAGCAGGACGTCAACAAGACCGCCTGGGAGCTGCCCAAGACCTACGTGTCCCTGACGCACGTAGGCAGCGGGGCCTACGGCGCCGTGTG CTCAGCCATCGAGAAGCAGTCaggggagaaggtggccatcaaGAAACTGAGCCGGCCCTTCCAGTCTGAGATCTTTGCCAAGCGGGCCTATCGCGAGCTGCTGCTGCTGAAGCACATGCAGCATGAGAAC GTCATCGGACTCCTGGATGTCTTCACCCCAGCCTCTTCCCTGCGCAACTTTCATGATTT CTACCTGGTGATGCCCTTCATGCAAATGGACCTGCAGAAGATCATGGGAATGGAGTTCGGTGAGGACAAGATCCAGTACCTGGTGTATCAGATGCTCAAAGGTCTTAAG TACATCCACTCAGCTGGGGTCATCCACAGG GACCTGAAGCCAGGCAACCTTGCTGTCAATGAGGATTGTGAGCTGAAG attttggattttgGGTTGGCACGGCAAGCAGATGCAGAGATGACCGGCTATGTGGTGACCCGCTGGTACCGGGCCCCTGAGGTGATCCTCCGCTGGATGCACTACAACCAGACTG TGGACATCTGGTCTGTGGGCTGTATCATGGCGGAGATGCTGACGGGGAAAACTCTGTTCAAGGGGAAAGATT ACCTGGACCAGCTGACGCAGATCCTGAAAGTGACGGGGGTGCCGGACGCTGAGTTTGTGCAGAAGTTGAATGACAAAGCG gCAAAATCCTACATCCAGTCCCTGCCACAAACCCCCAAGAAGGATTTCTCTCAGCTCTTCCAGCATGCCAGCCCCCAGG CTGCAGACCTGCTGGAGAAGATGCTGGAGCTGGACATGGACAAGCGCCTGACCGCCTCTCAGGCCCTCACCCACCCCTTCTTTGAATCCTGCCGGGACcctgaggaggaaacagaggcccagcagCCATTTGATGATTTCTTAGAACAGGAGAAACTCACAGTGGATGAATGGAAGC ACCACATTTACAAGGAGATTGTGAACTTCAGCCCCATCGCCCGGAAGGACTCTCGGCGCCGGAGTGGCATGAAGCTGCAGTGA
- the MAPK13 gene encoding mitogen-activated protein kinase 13 isoform X3, whose product MRTSSDSWMSSPQPLPCATFMICESGCAGFQDICRLYLTLGSNYLVMPFMQMDLQKIMGMEFGEDKIQYLVYQMLKGLKYIHSAGVIHRDLKPGNLAVNEDCELKILDFGLARQADAEMTGYVVTRWYRAPEVILRWMHYNQTVDIWSVGCIMAEMLTGKTLFKGKDYLDQLTQILKVTGVPDAEFVQKLNDKAAKSYIQSLPQTPKKDFSQLFQHASPQAADLLEKMLELDMDKRLTASQALTHPFFESCRDPEEETEAQQPFDDFLEQEKLTVDEWKHHIYKEIVNFSPIARKDSRRRSGMKLQ is encoded by the exons ATGAGAAC GTCATCGGACTCCTGGATGTCTTCACCCCAGCCTCTTCCCTGCGCAACTTTCATGATTTGTGAGTCGGGCTGCGCTGGGTTCCAGGACATTTGCAGGCTTTACTTGACACTGGGGAGCAA CTACCTGGTGATGCCCTTCATGCAAATGGACCTGCAGAAGATCATGGGAATGGAGTTCGGTGAGGACAAGATCCAGTACCTGGTGTATCAGATGCTCAAAGGTCTTAAG TACATCCACTCAGCTGGGGTCATCCACAGG GACCTGAAGCCAGGCAACCTTGCTGTCAATGAGGATTGTGAGCTGAAG attttggattttgGGTTGGCACGGCAAGCAGATGCAGAGATGACCGGCTATGTGGTGACCCGCTGGTACCGGGCCCCTGAGGTGATCCTCCGCTGGATGCACTACAACCAGACTG TGGACATCTGGTCTGTGGGCTGTATCATGGCGGAGATGCTGACGGGGAAAACTCTGTTCAAGGGGAAAGATT ACCTGGACCAGCTGACGCAGATCCTGAAAGTGACGGGGGTGCCGGACGCTGAGTTTGTGCAGAAGTTGAATGACAAAGCG gCAAAATCCTACATCCAGTCCCTGCCACAAACCCCCAAGAAGGATTTCTCTCAGCTCTTCCAGCATGCCAGCCCCCAGG CTGCAGACCTGCTGGAGAAGATGCTGGAGCTGGACATGGACAAGCGCCTGACCGCCTCTCAGGCCCTCACCCACCCCTTCTTTGAATCCTGCCGGGACcctgaggaggaaacagaggcccagcagCCATTTGATGATTTCTTAGAACAGGAGAAACTCACAGTGGATGAATGGAAGC ACCACATTTACAAGGAGATTGTGAACTTCAGCCCCATCGCCCGGAAGGACTCTCGGCGCCGGAGTGGCATGAAGCTGCAGTGA